The following DNA comes from Astatotilapia calliptera chromosome 6, fAstCal1.2, whole genome shotgun sequence.
tttaaaattaatggATGTGATGGAAAGCAGTGGATTAACTTCCAGATTTTGTTGTTGACTGTCTGTCAGATTCCGATTCAATTCTGAATTTACTTTATTTGTtcaatattcatttttctttaggATACATTTAACTCCTGCAACATGATCTGGCCAGAGCCGAAGGATGTGTGGTCAACAGCCTTCATTCTCTACACTGCCACAGTGGGTTTCTTTGGACCACTGCTCATCATTTGCCTCTGTTACCTTCTTATTGTCATCAAGGTAGATATTTCATGAAGCTcattaaaaagcacatttttaagtTGATATTCTTTTCTCAGTCAACAGAAAGGCACGATTTCCATCCTCGTCATTATAATTCAAatctttttattgttattttgcaGGTGAAGTCCTCTGGGGCACGGGTTGGTTTCTCTAAACGCCGACGCTCAGAGCGCAAAGTGACCCGGATGGTGGTGGTGATTGTGGTGGTGTTTGTGCTCTGCTGGCTGCCGTTCTTCATCATCAATATGGTCAATCTGGTGGTCATCATCCCGGAGTCCAGTGCCACTGCTGGCATCTACTTCTTTGCTGTCATCTTGTCTTATGCCAACTCATGTGCCAATCCGTTTCTCTATGGTTTCCTATCAGACAACTTTAAACAGAGCTTCAGAAAAGTACGTTGAATTTCTTCTCACCATAGCAGTGCTGTTAAAGCCCGCTAATTAGCATCTTACATCTTGTTTATCTGATCTCAACTCATTGTGTTTGTTAACTGTTGAACTGTTGTGAGCAGTGATTTTTTAGAAGGTAATATCAATTTCTACAAACTGCATCAGTTTGACAGTGCTGTATAAGAATAGGAATATAATCATAGTTTAGGGCTCTATCTATTGCAGcttcattttactttaaattatgttttcataTCATTTTTCATCTACCAATCACAGCAGGTGATTCAACACTGCTCAAAACTGTGGTTACTAAAACAtgtccacatttttttttaaagaaaagagatgTTTGCCTTTAATTTAAATGTCATTAAATTCAtaagaaatgtttctcccacattttgtgaaaaacaatcatttaaaaattattaattttttattaaaatagttttttcagCAACCATCAGTCTGGAGCAAAGCTGGCATGTATTGTGGTATCCAGTTTAGATGTCCTGATAAATGTCTATCatcagaaaaatatatatatcaaagtTAAAGTCAAAATATCCAATAAATTAGAGTTCagcaataataaagaataaatctACAATAtgattttttgtcattttttggaTGCTGTCATATTGTCAATAAATTTCCCAAAGCTGATCCAAGTGCAGAGGGAACATGCCAGACTGATAACAAGAGAAACAAAATCACTCGCTAAATTAAAAGACCAACTCCAAAAACGCTAAAAAGCAACACATAGAAATCCCTGGGAACTaagggagaaaaaacaacaacttgaaaAAGTGTGAAGCAAAATAGGCTGAATTTATACATGCTGGAGAAAGTGGCGATAAGACAGAGGTGAACCGTATTAAGATCAAAACAATACTGAGCGTGtgaaaaggaataaaagagctaaccttcaaatttaaaaaggaagGTAATCAgaaaatgtcaagaaaacaaagcagtgaAGAATAAACTCACACAGCTGggtgaacacagaaacacaaaagaaaaagcgGAAAACGAGCAACTTGACAGACACATGCCTGTCAGCTATGATTATTATACACCCCTCCTCTAAAAccttaaagaaatgaaagaatatACATGACTAATTTCACATAACTAGAATGAGTTTGATGGTTCAGACTATCAGCACAAAATAACAACGTTATTAATAAAAGTATTGCTTtaatttagaaacaaaaataagaaaaaatttgGTTTAATATCAGTGTTTTCACTTTGTTCTCCTTCCTTTGGGCTTGGAAAAGGATAAAGGCTTAGTTTGACACTCCCTActgagtgtctgtgtctgcagttGGTATGGACACCTGTATGTACAAGAAGAGGTTTACTGTTCtgctttttgtctctctgtttcctAACAGTTGCTGCCACTGaggaaatgttgttgtttttcactatTACCTTGCTTATTGCAATTCTCTTTCTCACTGCCTCGGAAGCCTAGACTACAAATTATGTGAccatgttgttaaaatgttttgttgcagGATTAGTTAAACTCTGTCTCCCACAGTTATTAAACAGTGAAGCCATGAAGCTAAACTCAGTATTAATATTTTTCGAatacagaaaacatgaaaaaatatgttttagtgaaatatgtgtaagtagaaaaaaaatcagtgatatGGTTTCACTTTTTGGTTCCAGTGCTGCTATCTAGGATTGTTTTACCCCTATGGTTGAGACTCATCTTTAGCAGTATTATTATTCTGGTTATAGAgtgcaacatttttatttcaagtgTATTACAatcctttttttctgaaaaaacaaacctggATCCAGAATACTGTTATTTTCTAGTCTGTACACCTTCAACAGTATGTTATGTTGCAGAGAAGGCTGATGTGTAGCAACCCTCTAAAGATAATAACAGCACTAATATTGTCATGACCCTTCAGGTGCTGTGTGTGAGGACCATGAGGTGCGTTGCCAATGATGTAGATGATGGTGACCCCAGTGTCCCGCGCACTGAGAAAACCACAGCACAAGACTGCATCCTGCTGTCCCCGCGTAACCAGGTCTATCACGATCCCCAGAGCAGCCAGGTAACCAGTGTGTGTGCTCATGTGGAGCTGAGGTGATGGTATGTATTGCATAATGGGAATTAAAGggatttggaaaaataaaaaagaacagaGATTTAAATCAATTTAGTGCAGCACTAGATCAAAAGAAAGGcatgtgttatttttgtttcactAATATTAGAAGAACAGTGGAGACTCTCTGCATCATAAGTGCGTCACTTCTGTATTAATCAACAGGcaggtgtgtgcatttgtgtgtgagagcagcTAATTGAAGGTTTGTGAATTAATGCTGCTGCAGAGGCAATGATTAGAAAAAATTCTGAAAGTGCCAGCGAAAGTGATTAGGTTTagaggagggaaagagggaaGAAAAAGCTCTGACTCAGTCTGTGCAGTGTGGCGCTTCATGGTGTCCATTTAGATAACTAGTACAAGAGCAGTGAGGTGCATTAGATGACAGAGTGGCTCTGATGAGGCTCTTCCAGTGCTTAATCAGCTTTTCAAGGTTATATAATGCCAACTTTCTCCAAAAGTCACAGAAATTATGGATGCGCTTTGTGTAGGTCCCTTTGATCcaaaagaggagaaaacatGAGACTAATAGGTATGACAGGAAAATACACGCAGGCAAAATAAAGGGAGAcgtggaaaagaaaacataagaaacaaaagtaaacggttaaaactggaaaacaaaagaaaaaatgttatttaaatcaCACCAGGGACCAAATACATAACAGAGTGCCTCTGACTGAAAGGCGGTGTTTATAGATTTTTATGCCTCatacagatgatgatgatgatgaaaacagCAGATCTAGTGTGTCATATAAATCAATGATGACAATTGTGAAAAAAGAAATCGCTTACAGTTTTAGTCTTTAAACGTTTCTCGTGGCTCATAATGGGCCTCTGCACACATAAGCACAATCGGTCTGTGTTGCTTGacatatctatatatttttaagatttTGACCATTTTacgaataaaaaatatatttagtttCAATAAGTAAGAacccactgatttttttttattgcagtctTGGAGATATTTCATTTGGTTGAGTAAATAAAACCCcacttacaaaaacaaaagatcaaACATCCACTGCGTGCATTCATGtcatgcctcttttttttttgtaatttctctATTGTCTTCCCCTTTTTCATGTTCCCATCTTGCTCTTTCAtttgttcttcttctctctgaaGATCTCACCTCACCCGCCGGGCTCACCAACGACTCACACTGCAGCAGACCTGCACCGCTCCACCCCTGCATGTAAGTTTCAGTCCACTTACCCAGGAACCGGACCGGCCACTACCACAGCAGCCTCGATGCTAAACTCTGTTGTAACTGCAGCTGAACCTCCCACAGTCACTGCCCTGACCACTAGCTCCTCCTCTGGTTAATTAGGGCCACATGAACAGTAGCAGAGAAACTCACAGATgaactgagaaagaaaaacatattttaaggaTTAAGTGATCAAAGTGGCAAAATCGATGcttttctgcctttttgtcAACTATTTTATTAATACCACACACACTTATTCTACATCCATTATAGCAcattggtggaaaaaaaaaatcacaacattTTTGTTTATCAAGACCAATTTTGTTCCTTTCAGCAGCCTGACATAAGTGCCTTTCCAGCTTACTCCTTACATTTTAGGTTGGTCATGTAACACTGAAGAATGTATTTACCTATCAGAACCAAAAAGCCTCTTAGGACTTATTTCATTCGGTGGATGTAATTTCCTGCAGGTAGCAAATATGAGGGGTTTATTTGGGCATTATAGGGTCCTCTCTACAACAGCTTTAATCAAACAGCGCAGTAATTCATCATATTTTCTCATTTCCAACTGCTGCTTATTTCTGCTTTCTTACTTAAGTGGATAAATTGTGATGATTGAATCCGACGTCTGTATTTGCTTTGCGTAAAAGTCTTTTGTGATCTCATTTGCGTACCATTGagaagtttaaaagaaaaaggaaacaaaatgaaaaacggCTCGCTTGTCTTTTCTCAAAGTAAATGTGATGCTTTGGCAGCTCTATGCTTCTCTGTAAATATGTAGCCCCCCTTAAAGCTAAAACGCCTGACATTTTTGGATATATGCttcttgcattttgtttttgtgttcatgtgATGTGTGTGCACAGTAAAGATAAACTTTATTTGATGAACTGGCGATACAAggtgttttgcaaaaattaccaaaaagaaaaatagaaaatacacaagagaaaaagagaacaatAGCAATATTATTCACAAGAAAGGgacacatttaaacattaaaaaagaccTTTCAACACATTATGCAAATATGAGTCTGTACAAGTGGGTTTTTAAAAGCTTCTGGATTTGACACAGCTGATCTGAAGGAGAAGGTATAAAAGTCTGTTCCACATTTGTTTTAAGCCCTTTTAATAGGAACTGATTCTCTGATGTCAGGAATCTGGGCACAGAATAATAGGTTAGCATGTAAACAGAGCCATTCCAGGTAACAGTCTGGTTATTTGTGcctgttttactttgctctACCtagtgtatgtatttattttttgtctttgcaagaGTTGCGATGTAGCAGCATATGTTGTTATCAGCGCTGTTGGGTGTAAAATAAATGCTAGAGTAAATCAGATGAGACAGGAGACACTGTGTCTTTGGCCTTTGCAATTGCATCTAGATCATCTTAGGTACaatttaaacacttaaagcaaaCTTTAAAGAACAAGTTTGAGCACAGCTTCTCCTTTAGTGGTAGTATGTCTAAAGTATTGATGTATTATTATGTATGTATTGTTTATACATTTTCTGGCTGCCATGTCTGTAAAGCCAACAACCAGTGACTGAAAACCAGTATATTGTTGAGAATATTCATTAATGCAATTGAATACtgtaatacaataaaataactcACAGTAATGGGATTCGTTTACTGCAGTAGACAATCTcgctgatggattgtgggtg
Coding sequences within:
- the LOC113023813 gene encoding somatostatin-like receptor F_48D10.1 isoform X2 — translated: MEQQDQNLWHPFSSELNSSTSSPILFSYPRLFNISSNISTQSVPFQGSSTLMTAVISLTVFVVGLTGNTLAIYVVLRYAKMKTVTNIYILNLAMADELYIVGLPFLTTQNVLSYWPFGSFLCRVVMTADSMNQFTSIFCLTVMSIDRYLAVVHPIRSTKWRHPRIAKDTFNSCNMIWPEPKDVWSTAFILYTATVGFFGPLLIICLCYLLIVIKVKSSGARVGFSKRRRSERKVTRMVVVIVVVFVLCWLPFFIINMVNLVVIIPESSATAGIYFFAVILSYANSCANPFLYGFLSDNFKQSFRKVLCVRTMRCVANDVDDGDPSVPRTEKTTAQDCILLSPRNQVYHDPQSSQISPHPPGSPTTHTAADLHRSTPACKFQSTYPGTGPATTTAASMLNSVVTAAEPPTVTALTTSSSSG
- the LOC113023813 gene encoding somatostatin-like receptor F_48D10.1 isoform X1, which encodes MEQQDQNLWHPFSSELNSSTSSPILFSYPRLFNISSNISTQSVPFQGSSTLMTAVISLTVFVVGLTGNTLAIYVVLRYAKMKTVTNIYILNLAMADELYIVGLPFLTTQNVLSYWPFGSFLCRVVMTADSMNQFTSIFCLTVMSIDRYLAVVHPIRSTKWRHPRIAKVVSAAVWAVSFVVVLPVVIFSDVQDTFNSCNMIWPEPKDVWSTAFILYTATVGFFGPLLIICLCYLLIVIKVKSSGARVGFSKRRRSERKVTRMVVVIVVVFVLCWLPFFIINMVNLVVIIPESSATAGIYFFAVILSYANSCANPFLYGFLSDNFKQSFRKVLCVRTMRCVANDVDDGDPSVPRTEKTTAQDCILLSPRNQVYHDPQSSQISPHPPGSPTTHTAADLHRSTPACKFQSTYPGTGPATTTAASMLNSVVTAAEPPTVTALTTSSSSG